A genomic region of Cotesia glomerata isolate CgM1 linkage group LG9, MPM_Cglom_v2.3, whole genome shotgun sequence contains the following coding sequences:
- the LOC123272180 gene encoding uncharacterized protein LOC123272180, producing the protein MFRKDLAQGLKNDFKTHDKYVVHWDGKILQDITGSKSVDRLPILLTAFGIEQLLGVPKMDSGTAENQTSAILRTLNEWSLTRYIKAMCFDTTNVNTGIHRGTCVEIEKALGRELIYLPCRHHIYEIILRSAFEVYWPVSSGPNVPIFGRFKKEWDKIDKTKYKAGIEDTIVADTLSNKKNEISSFIKKCLQLKQARDDYKDFLELSLVFLGEIPQDQVYFKYPGAVHHARWMAKAIYCLKIFIFRNEFVLTPKELNSLRQICIFIVMVYLNAWFSTTSATTAANHDLEFLKKLIEYKEINASISSATCHKMTLHLWYLNDELAILSLFDETVPLEMKKKNCQSCKNS; encoded by the exons ATGTTCCGCAAAGACTTAGCTCAaggattaaaaaatgattttaaaacaCACGACAAATACGTCGTGCACTGGGATGGAAAAATACTACAGGACATTACTGGATCTAAATCCGTCGATCGGCTTCCAATCCTCCTTACAGCATTTGGTATTGAACAATTACTTGGAGTGCCAAAAATGGACTCTGGAACTGCAGAGAATCAAACATCGGCTATTTTAAGGACTTTGAATGAATGGAGTCTTACTCGCTATATTAAAGCGATGTGTTTTGACACAACTAATGTTAATACAG GTATTCACCGTGGAACATGTgttgaaattgaaaaagcTCTGggaagagaattaatttacttacCATGTCGCCATCATATCTATGAAATCATTTTACGAAGTGCGTTTGAAGTATATTGGCCGGTATCGTCAGGACCAAACGTACCAATATTCGGacgatttaaaaaagaatGGGACAAAATAGATAAGACCAAATATAAAGCTGGTATTGAAGATACTATTGTCGCTGATActctttcaaataaaaaaaatgaaatatctagtttcattaaaaaatgtttgcaA ttAAAACAAGCACGAGATGATTACAAAGATTTCCTGGAACTGTCACTTGTTTTTCTCGGAGAAATTCCTCAAGatcaagtttattttaaatacccTGGTGCAGTACATCATGCGAGATGGATGGCGAAGGCCATTTAttgcttaaaaatattcatttttagaaatgaatttGTACTGACTCCCAAAGAATTGAATAGTCTGCGgcaaatttgtatttttatagtCATGGTTTATTTAAATGCTTGGTTTTCAACGACTTCTGCGACTACAGCTGCTAACCATGATTtagaattcttaaaaaaacttattgaGTACAAAGAAATAAATGCTTCAATATCTTCCGCGACTTGCCACAAAATGACTCTTCATTTGTGGTATTTAAATGATGAACTTGCCATTTTATCATTGTTCGATGAAACCGTTCCacttgaaatgaaaaaaaaaaattgtcaaagcTGTAAAAACTCGTGA
- the LOC123271276 gene encoding proteoglycan 4-like: MKRLNESNRQADRGGRSRSQRGRSNQQAGRDGRSRSQRGRNHQQEDRQVDVSSHQRGERPPNGNQLTRGKPARRDAAPHVEGEMGQKARLRRLMRRAHLAKILKSGQADPELAWKLWRKAATVEELKKWGDRKTLLPPMPPELEEDVKKVESEPVSDIQPEHQVATSSRGGHHSPILPPRADPSSPVTGPSSVADPVPTTVPIPKPFTPSDYPSPNPYFYTPMTPGRPCFPRPVTEPLLLLRPIAPAPLTPRPISRYFVPILHPVPARGVWRRLGPPVNIPTTRETPEPTQNLESTPTVEVIQPAEHLDQAEGLEPVVSQMSSPGQDKPEISEQELEPVVSHMSSPGQDKPETTEQEVTPISDSRETNKSPTDPVQLPAVPEGWQDEAAALPGPLPFPENAIPEPMIDQRREAARREVLVRQLRRRKKKKKSKKNRGPRQLQPDDYESNPNSPKEPDSGNEEVPIFDDRVPEGPENEDLLVLDDDEGFDEDVPDE; encoded by the coding sequence ATGAAGAGGTTGAACGAGAGCAATCGGCAGGCAGACAGAGGTGGCCGCAGTCGCTCTCAAAGAGGGAGAAGCAACCAGCAGGCAGGTAGAGATGGCCGCAGTCGCTCTCAGAGAGGCAGAAACCACCAGCAGGAAGACCGCCAAGTAGATGTGTCATCACATCAACGTGGTGAACGACCGCCAAACGGCAACCAATTAACCAGAGGGAAACCAGCCAGGAGAGATGCCGCGCCACACGTTGAGGGTGAGATGGGGCAAAAGGCTCGCTTGAGGAGGCTCATGAGGAGAGCTCACCTTGCTAAAATCCTCAAATCTGGCCAGGCGGACCCCGAGCTTGCTTGGAAGCTATGGAGAAAAGCTGCGACGGTCGAGGAGTTAAAGAAATGGGGAGACCGGAAAACTCTACTCCCCCCGATGCCCCCAGAACTCGAAGAAGATGTAAAGAAGGTCGAGTCAGAGCCAGTCTCTGACATTCAACCCGAACATCAGGTTGCTACATCTTCTCGAGGAGGACACCACTCACCGATCCTACCACCTAGAGCAGACCCATCTTCCCCAGTAACTGGACCGTCCTCAGTAGCTGATCCAGTGCCTACAACTGTACCGATACCGAAGCCTTTTACTCCCTCAGATTATCCCTCTCCGAACCCGTATTTCTATACACCTATGACACCTGGCAGACCCTGTTTCCCAAGGCCAGTCACGGAGCCGTTACTACTCCTGAGGCCTATTGCACCTGCACCTCTCACACCTCGGCCCATAAGCCGATACTTCGTGCCGATTCTCCACCCTGTCCCGGCTAGAGGAGTCTGGAGACGTCTGGGACCTCCTGTGAACATCCCAACAACCCGAGAGACGCCTGAACCGACtcaaaatttggagtcgacTCCTACCGTTGAAGTAATCCAGCCGGCAGAACACCTAGACCAGGCAGAAGGGTTGGAGCCAGTTGTGTCTCAGATGTCTTCACCAGGACAAGACAAGCCCGAGATTTCGGAACAAGAGCTCGAGCCAGTTGTGTCTCATATGTCTTCCCCAGGACAAGACAAGCCCGAGACGACAGAACAAGAAGTCACGCCCATTTCTGACTCTCGAGAGACTAACAAGTCTCCAACTGATCCAGTCCAGTTACCAGCTGTGCCAGAAGGTTGGCAGGATGAAGCCGCTGCCTTGCCAGGACCACTTCCGTTCCCAGAGAATGCTATCCCGGAACCAATGATAGATCAGAGAAGGGAAGCTGCGAGACGGGAAGTCCTGGTTCGCCAACTGAGGCGcagaaagaagaagaagaaatcaaagaaaaatcGAGGACCACGCCAACTCCAGCCCGATGACTATGAGTCAAATCCAAACTCACCGAAGGAACCTGACTCCGGGAATGAAGAAGTCCCTATTTTTGATGACCGAGTACCTGAAGGACCCGAAAACGAGGACCTACTGGTACTCGACGACGATGAGGGATTCGATGAGGATGTACCTgacgaataa